The Natranaeroarchaeum aerophilus DNA segment ATATCTTTTACCCGTATCTTCCGATGTTAGACCCAATCTGTTCACATCCGTGGCTCTTCGTTCCGACACGCTTTTGCTTTCGGCCGGGCCAGCATTTCCCATGACAGAATCCCTGTACGCCGTCTCGCCGCTGGACGGTCGCTACGCCGGTCGCACCGCACCGCTGTCGCCGTATGCCAGCGAGGCAGGCCTGATGCGAGCGCGCGTCCGCGTCGAGGTCGAGTATCTCATCGCACTCGCCGACACCGAGGGGATCGACCTCCAGCTTGGCACACAGGCGCGCCAGGTGCTCCGTTCGCTGTACAAGAATTTCACCGAAGAGGACGCGAACGTCATCAAGAAACTCGAAACCGAGGGCTATGCCGGATTCGACGCGACGAACCACGACGTCAAAGCCGTCGAGTACTTTATTCGCCACGAACTCTCCGGGGACCTTGCACACATCTCGCCATGGATCCACTTCGGGCTGACGAGCGAGGACGTCAACAACGTCGCCCACCGACTGCTCGTCCGCGACGCGATGGAGGAGGTCGTCCTCCCCGAACTGCTAAGCGCACGGAACGACCTCACGAAACTGGCCCGCGAGTACCGCGACCTCCCGATGCTGGCCCGGACCCACGGCCAGCCGGCGACGCCGACGACCTTCGGCAAGGAGATGGCAGTCTACGCCGCCCGACTCGGCCGCGCTATCTCGGAGGTACAGCGAGCGACCGAGAACCTCGCCGGAAAGCTCGGCGGGGCAAGCGGCACCTACGCAGCTCACGTCGCGGCCTACCCCGATATCGACTGGCGCGGGGTCGCCGAGCGCTTTGTCACCGGACTGGATCTGGAGTACGTCTCGCCGACGACGCAGGTCAATCCCTGTGACGACCTCGCCACGCTGTTCGATGCGCTTCGTCGGGCAAACTCCATCGTCCTCGATCTGGATCTCGACATGTGGCTCTACATCTCCGATCGCTATCTCGGACAGGAGACGACCGAGGGCGAAACCGGCTCCTCGACGATGCCCCACAAGGTCAATCCGATCGACTTCGAGAACAGCGAGGGGAACCTCTCGAAAGCGAATTCCGACCTGGAGTTTCTCGCCGATTACGTCACGACCTCCCGGCTCCAGCGCGATCTCTCCGATTCGACCGTCAAGCGCAACATCGGCGGTGCGCTCGCGCACTGCCTGATCGGCTACACCAAGCTCCAGAACGGCCTCGACAAGGTCGTCCCCAACGAGCAGGTAATGCGCGATGAGCTCCGGAACACGCCCGAAATCATCGGCGAGGCCGTCCAGACGATCCTCCGACGCGAGGGCCACGAGGACGCCTACGAGCAGGTCAAAGCCCTCACCCGCGGCGAACGTGTGGCGATCGAGGACTTCCGCGCGCTGTTCGAAGAGCTCGATATCGACGACGACGTCGAAGCCGAACTCAAGGCGCTCTCGCCGGAGACCTACGTCGGTATCGCTGATCGACTCGTCGACGACATCGAGTAGCGTCTGGACCGACCGGGACGCCTACCCCATCTCGTACTGCACGTCGACGGACGCACTCACCGTCACGTCACCCGGTTCAAGCGTGGTTTCGGGCGCCGTATCTGCAGCGTCGTCCTCCGCGAGATCGTACTCCTCGTGGACGGGGCTGACGCCGCCGCCTGATGTGTCGACGTGTTTCGCTTCGACGACTGTGGCGTCGACCTGGTCGGCGATGAACTCGGCCTCCGCGTCGGCGTCGTCAAGCGCTTCTTCCAGCGCGTTCTGTCGTAGCTCGTCGCGCTTGTCCTCCGAGAGCGTGAACTCGATCCTCCCGACTGTATCCGCTCCCGCGTCGACCGCTGTGTCAACCACTTCTCCGGCGTCGTCGACTGCGTGGACCTCGACGCGGTAGGCGTGCGTCCCGACGTAGTAGACGTAGGGTTCGAGTTCCTCCTCGGAGTCCGGTTCGACGCCGTCCTCGCGCATCCGCTGGTGATCGATCCGGTCGCGGATCCGGAACCGGTCGGTCGTGATGTCGTCCTCGTCGATCCCGTACTCGACTAGCGCGTCGTAGAGGGCGTCGCCGCGCTCGGCGAGATCGTCCCGGACGCCCTCGGCATCGTCGCCCGTCGATTCGACACCGACCTGCAGGACTGCGAGGTCGGGATCGGCGTGTACTTCGCCCGATTCCGATACCGTAATCGTTCGCTCGGAGCCGTCGGTGTCGTCGCCGGGTTCTTCCTCAGCATCGGAACCGCCGAGACAGCCGGCGAACGCGGTCGATGCCACCGCACCACCCGTGAGCAGTAGTTTGCGTCGCTGCATACGTACGCCGAGTACTGGTAGCACAGTTAAACTGCCGTAGGCTAAAACCGCGATTGTAGTCTTCTCGTCGGCTTACTCGCCGAGCAGTGACTCGACCGTCTCAGTGACTGCATCGGCCGCCGCATGAACCTCCTCCAGCGAGACGTACTCTCGCTCGGAGTGTGCCACTGCACCGTCCTCGTCGGCGAGCGTGCCGGGACCGAAGACGACGGTCGGCGCGTCGCGGGCGAAGTACGATGCCTCGGTGGCAGCGCCGAACGCGCGGACCTCGCCGCCGCTCGCCGCCTGAAGTCGCTCGACGAGCGAGGCACCCTCGTCAGTGACGAAGGGATCGGGAAACGGCGTGTCGGGCCGGATCAACTCGACTGTTGCCGTGATCGGTTCGGAGACGTGCTGATCGAGGTGGGCCTGTAACCCGGCCGCGAACGCGTCGCTGGTCTCGGGTGGCACGTTCCGACGATCGAACGTGATCGTTGCCTGGTCGGGCACCCGGTTCGGCGCGTCGCCGCCAGCGAGTCCCGTGGGTGTCAGCTTCGGCGCGCCGAGCACTGGGTCCGCATCCTGCCCTTCGATCTCGTCGTACGTTTCGAGGGCACGGAGCACCGTCGAAACGGCGTGGACCGGGTTTCGTGACCGGTCGACATCCGCTGCGTGTCCGCTCTCGCCCTCGACGACGATCCTGCCTTCACATTGCCCACGTGCGCCGATACAGACGTCGAGGCCGGTCGGCTCGCCGACGATGTAGGCGTCCGCGTCGAGACGCTCGCTCAGGGCTTTCGCTCCTGTCTGGGTCGTCTCCTCGTCCGGCGTGATCGCCAGCGTGAGCCGTCCCTGTTCCATCTCTGCCCGCAGAAACGCGGCGAGCAGGGCGGCGAGTGGACCCTTCGCGTCGCAGGCTCCACGCCCGCGGACGATGTCCCCATCACGTTCATATGGTAGATGCGGCGGGACGGTGTCGATATGGGTGTTGAGCACAATATGAGGGCCGTCGTCGTCCCCCCGCGTCGCGACGACGTTGCCGAGGTCGTCGCTGTCAGGTTCGTACCCCTCGGCACGAAGCCGATCGACGAGCAGGCTGCGCATCTCGGTAACGGACTCGTGAGAGGGTGTTTGTACTGCGTCGGCGTGGAACGTCTCGATGTCGAACGTCATTACTGCTCCACGCGAGTCACGTCGTCCAGCGTCTCACGGCGGCGAGCGACGCGGGCCTCACCATCTTCGAGTGCAATCTCGGGCGGACGCGGCTGGGAGTGGAACTGGCTCGCGAGTTCGTACCCATAGGAGCCAGCGTTCCCGATAGCGAGCACGTCGTCGCGCTCGGGTCGCGCAATGGGTCGATCGTGGGCAAAGACGTCCGCGCTGGTACAGACCGGGCCGCCGACTGTCACTTCGTGGGGATCGCGGTCAGGCGCGGAGACGTTGTACATCGGGTGATACGAGCCGAACATCGCCGGGCGAATGAGCGTTGCGAGGCTGGCGTCGACACCGACCACAGTGGTATCGGGCGCTTCCTTGATCGTGTTTACAGTGGTGAGGATCAGCCCGGCGTCGGCGACGATGTACCGGCCCGGTTCGAGTTTGAGCGTTGCATCGAGCTCACCGACCGCATCGCGAACCATCTCGCTGGCGACGTCCAGATCGAGCGGCGGTTCCTCCTCGCGATAGGGGACGCCGTAGCCGCCGCCGACGTCGACGAACTCCAGCTCGTTGTCGCCCACCCGTCGCGCCATCTCGCCGACGCGCTCGATGGCTTTGCAGTGGTCTTCGAGCCCATCGGTAAGAACGCCGCTGCCCGCGTGGGCGTGTAGCCCGACCAGATCGAACTCCTCGCGGACGCGCTCTGCGACCTCGGGGACCTGCTCGTAGGGGATACCGAACTTCGCGTCCGCACCTGTGGCGACTTTTTCGTGGTGGCCGGTGCCGATGCCGGGGTTGATCCGGATGGCGACCCGTCCGTCGTAGCCGCGGTCGGCCAGCCGGTCGAGCGTGTCCGTCGCGCCGATCGTAATCGTAAGTCCCGGCGCGTCCTCGGCGAGATTGACGGCGTAATCGAGGTCGTGGTCCGGCGGGTTGACCGCGGTGTACTGGAGCGTGTTCGGGTCAGCACCGGCGTCGATCGAGCGCTGGAGTTCGCCCCACGCAGCGCACTCGATGTCCGCTCCGACATCCAGCAGGGCTTCGAGGACGGCCTTTCCGGTGTGTGCCTTCGCAGCGTACATCACGTGGGCGTCGGGAAACGCCGCCGAAAAGCGGGCGTAGTTTTCCTTTACGCGATCCAGATCCATCACGTACTGGGGTGTTCCGTGTTCGGTCGCGAGCCGTGTGAGCAGATCGGCGTCCCAGTCAGCCAGCCGCCGGACTGGCGGCGAGTCGGCGTGATCAGTCATTACCCGCCAATTGGCCGTCGCGGCCCTGAATGTTCTGGTTCGGTGGCCCCGATCCTCCGCGTCTCACCGAGGGAGAATCACCAGTAACGCTAAGTGGGAATACGGCCCGCCTTTCCGGCAGTGCCAGTCGATCCGATCGTTACTGGATTGATCCTCGCGGAGGTCGTGAACGTCCCGTTAGTTGGGGAGGTTGATCTCGAAGAGCACTCGGTCGTGCTGTCGACGATCCTGATCGCGCTTGTCGACGGTTTTAACCCCTGCTCGCTGTGGGTGCTGGTCGTTCTGATCGGTCTCGTTAGCCACTCCGGCAGGGGCAGGGTAGTCCTCGTCGGGACGACGTTTCTCCTCGTCACTGCTGGGATCTACGGACTGTTTATCGCCGGGCTGCTCAGTGCGTTTCACTACGTTGCCCATCTGGACGTTATTCGGTACGTCGTCGCGACGGTTGCCTTCGCGTTTGCCGTGGTGAGCCTCAAAGAATACATCGCGTTCGGGCGGGGGGTCTCGCTGACGATTCCCGATCGCGTGAAACCACGGATCGTCGCCCGTACGCGGGAACT contains these protein-coding regions:
- a CDS encoding SIMPL domain-containing protein → MQRRKLLLTGGAVASTAFAGCLGGSDAEEEPGDDTDGSERTITVSESGEVHADPDLAVLQVGVESTGDDAEGVRDDLAERGDALYDALVEYGIDEDDITTDRFRIRDRIDHQRMREDGVEPDSEEELEPYVYYVGTHAYRVEVHAVDDAGEVVDTAVDAGADTVGRIEFTLSEDKRDELRQNALEEALDDADAEAEFIADQVDATVVEAKHVDTSGGGVSPVHEEYDLAEDDAADTAPETTLEPGDVTVSASVDVQYEMG
- a CDS encoding M20/M25/M40 family metallo-hydrolase gives rise to the protein MTFDIETFHADAVQTPSHESVTEMRSLLVDRLRAEGYEPDSDDLGNVVATRGDDDGPHIVLNTHIDTVPPHLPYERDGDIVRGRGACDAKGPLAALLAAFLRAEMEQGRLTLAITPDEETTQTGAKALSERLDADAYIVGEPTGLDVCIGARGQCEGRIVVEGESGHAADVDRSRNPVHAVSTVLRALETYDEIEGQDADPVLGAPKLTPTGLAGGDAPNRVPDQATITFDRRNVPPETSDAFAAGLQAHLDQHVSEPITATVELIRPDTPFPDPFVTDEGASLVERLQAASGGEVRAFGAATEASYFARDAPTVVFGPGTLADEDGAVAHSEREYVSLEEVHAAADAVTETVESLLGE
- the lysA gene encoding diaminopimelate decarboxylase, producing MTDHADSPPVRRLADWDADLLTRLATEHGTPQYVMDLDRVKENYARFSAAFPDAHVMYAAKAHTGKAVLEALLDVGADIECAAWGELQRSIDAGADPNTLQYTAVNPPDHDLDYAVNLAEDAPGLTITIGATDTLDRLADRGYDGRVAIRINPGIGTGHHEKVATGADAKFGIPYEQVPEVAERVREEFDLVGLHAHAGSGVLTDGLEDHCKAIERVGEMARRVGDNELEFVDVGGGYGVPYREEEPPLDLDVASEMVRDAVGELDATLKLEPGRYIVADAGLILTTVNTIKEAPDTTVVGVDASLATLIRPAMFGSYHPMYNVSAPDRDPHEVTVGGPVCTSADVFAHDRPIARPERDDVLAIGNAGSYGYELASQFHSQPRPPEIALEDGEARVARRRETLDDVTRVEQ
- the purB gene encoding adenylosuccinate lyase is translated as MTESLYAVSPLDGRYAGRTAPLSPYASEAGLMRARVRVEVEYLIALADTEGIDLQLGTQARQVLRSLYKNFTEEDANVIKKLETEGYAGFDATNHDVKAVEYFIRHELSGDLAHISPWIHFGLTSEDVNNVAHRLLVRDAMEEVVLPELLSARNDLTKLAREYRDLPMLARTHGQPATPTTFGKEMAVYAARLGRAISEVQRATENLAGKLGGASGTYAAHVAAYPDIDWRGVAERFVTGLDLEYVSPTTQVNPCDDLATLFDALRRANSIVLDLDLDMWLYISDRYLGQETTEGETGSSTMPHKVNPIDFENSEGNLSKANSDLEFLADYVTTSRLQRDLSDSTVKRNIGGALAHCLIGYTKLQNGLDKVVPNEQVMRDELRNTPEIIGEAVQTILRREGHEDAYEQVKALTRGERVAIEDFRALFEELDIDDDVEAELKALSPETYVGIADRLVDDIE